In a single window of the Acetivibrio clariflavus DSM 19732 genome:
- a CDS encoding DUF1540 domain-containing protein encodes MHVTKMDHPNEGVKCEVNTCYYYMKGDYCSASKIEVQHKNALTSEDTDCATFKPQA; translated from the coding sequence ATGCATGTAACTAAAATGGATCATCCCAACGAGGGTGTAAAATGTGAGGTAAATACTTGCTATTACTATATGAAAGGCGACTATTGCTCTGCAAGCAAAATTGAAGTTCAGCATAAAAACGCCCTTACATCAGAGGATACAGACTGTGCAACTTTTAAGCCTCAGGCTTAA